GGTTTTCGAAGAAGCCAACGACAGTCTCGGCATCAATCTGGCCAGGCTCTGTTTCGATGGACCCGAAGAGGAACTGAAGCTGACGGCCAATACCCAGCCGGCCATCGTTACCGTCAGCGTCGCCGCTTTGCGGGTGGTGGAAACGGAATGCGGAATGCAGGCCGACTTTTCGGCGGGTCATTCGCTGGGCGAGTATTCCGCGCTTGTCTGCGCCGGTGCCCTGAGTTTTGCCGATGCCGTTCGGACGGTGCGGCAGCGCGGTACCTTCATGCAGGAGGCGGTACCTGTAGGCGTCGGGACCATGGCCGCGATCATGGGGCTGGATAATACTGTATTGGAAGCTGTCTGCAGCGAGGCGGCCCAGGGAGAGATAGTCGCCCCCGCCAACTTCAACAGCCCGGGGCAGGTCGTGATTGCGGGTCATGTCGCCGCTGTTGAAAGAGCCATCAAGCTGGCAGGGGAGAGGGGCGCCAAACGCGCCATGGTCCTGCCTGTCAGCGCGCCCTTTCATTCTTCCCTGATGGTCCCTGCCGCCGATCGGCTGCAGGAGGTGCTGCAGAATGTTGTCGTGGGTCCCATGAGGCACCCTGTGGTGAGCAACGTCGAGGCGTCCCCCAACCAGGACCCGGAAAGGGTTCGTTCACTGCTGGTCAGCCAGGTCAGTGCGCCGGTTCGTTGGGATGAATCGGTGTCGGTCATGGTTCAACTGGGGGTGGAAAGGTTCGTCGAGATCGGTCCCGGGAAGGTACTGTCCGGGCTGATCAAGCGGATTGCCAAGGGCGCCGTCATTCAGAATGTCCAGGATGCAGCCGGACTCAAGGACCTGTAGTCTGGACCGGAAACAGGGAGAAACCGAATGTTCAATGAAAGAGTAGCCGTGGTGACCGGCGCGTCCCGAGGTATAGGACGGGCCATTGCCTTGCATCTTGCTGCCGGCGGCGCCAGGATTGTGGCCTCGGCCCGCAATGCCGAACTTCTGGACGGGCTGGTGGACGAAATTCGCAGCAAGGGCGGCGAAGCTCTGGCAGTTCCCGGCGACGTCGCCCTGGCCGCCGATGTGGAGCGGCTCTTCGACGAGGCGGCCAAGA
This portion of the Syntrophotaleaceae bacterium genome encodes:
- the fabD gene encoding ACP S-malonyltransferase, with amino-acid sequence MVAFVFPGQGSQFAGMGKDLADNFPAARQVFEEANDSLGINLARLCFDGPEEELKLTANTQPAIVTVSVAALRVVETECGMQADFSAGHSLGEYSALVCAGALSFADAVRTVRQRGTFMQEAVPVGVGTMAAIMGLDNTVLEAVCSEAAQGEIVAPANFNSPGQVVIAGHVAAVERAIKLAGERGAKRAMVLPVSAPFHSSLMVPAADRLQEVLQNVVVGPMRHPVVSNVEASPNQDPERVRSLLVSQVSAPVRWDESVSVMVQLGVERFVEIGPGKVLSGLIKRIAKGAVIQNVQDAAGLKDL